A region of Coccinella septempunctata chromosome 5, icCocSept1.1, whole genome shotgun sequence DNA encodes the following proteins:
- the LOC123314221 gene encoding transmembrane protein 132E, producing the protein MWKKSSQVSFWLFFFIIGSAQCVSVHFENKDGGFFLRQIARQHIATEAPFLSTNSAAPLSTDRFTVFQSSQPISIRATYGPFSTKQTVPARYVVPDPLPVNTVGPTIDLQDLTTHHLDVSAHIVRTEIPRDSPVLRVLFHTGTDPGSRRQVLVDRHHQKVCIVLHATMNQKPSLHAACSPDGEDGVCLAQITVPFSYWPNLPSPDKNGRPGKATKTPPRVLQVSYSVLETRPDEQGSCHPEVQIQPSTPIGMVHLVVAKGAYKELKLTDDIIMLVPHPPLFPMSRIHVPVFVDRQKSKLMTAIVIRGRVKSGLKILEATAASDASAWNLTVDINPRHTGATVTLVRREPPDAEGVTGTPAGEVLELFTWLVEVSEDATELYEGTRIVWTARYEPHQDEQDGVESHRTEGKKSTTRFEVQKDDIQAVVPISKNWEVLNTAVLTGRQVSQAMKIFIVSQAGKAADVTFQASCHSEDDSVLKVSSSCSSVYVDGSEARGSVNGSVLVKYGTYTGLARFTVWMPEFPLELQVADFKLSQIKSWRVPDSHPSNVKTRRKKRSYGTSWSSTSSIGEDLGNVVEKPFCRLRYQQTPVDVYAHFMAVDQESGRVNFLINRRTWLRVTDLVLPLLRVSDLRIASLHGRILQGRSMGRTEVQVLSPITGRVIGAKEIRVVNDKIFITKLSVEVVSGLQLNISPDSSIENGYVAETSVTRKLTAQYQEGLLDIELEFSDGSKTPLRDIADSDYHLLVDSTDPEVVAFAPMVASHHPRVIAVGEGSGDLLHVTLLLSEECRMSSRSKVKNAGPLAQASANVIVDFSSSDLPHRPDILQNDGGVFGGTKGGMFQDLQDILKGNSLQEDLSQIPNVQARQYSSTKNSHKRRHDDMNPLEISMYVLLAAFCCAIVVFVISCVVYASKYKQLDQSVTQGIRASPVSPSGLQKDYNRKRETVTNAHDWVWLGRSTVDSTNRNSTVHNGNAGTEMRITSNPLNANYFDPDDALANSFSNPTHIELPSASAKRTVDSTTYCRSKTTAGSSKDWNKPTAPPPLPPHGVPVEAAELSPPPSYDKTMNANLAKSEEYRPPVPPHRNLATPSSSTADTSNQLRKHHHRHHHHNRNSSDGKLPPRLANDNACNQPITEYNRPSDPNIVNRDYGLRDFTPTNRTSEDDVQDFVSAVNGNDLNAFEFDDEPRESASATEEVKMRPKPADNEEEVQFVQYPGDINPNKNARNSAEIKRATIVGNPMFSSNNQNQTNSITPQADLPGLDDLQLDMDYDQIMHYFENLKESNA; encoded by the exons GTTCAGCACAATGCGTCAGCGTACACTTCGAGAACAAGGACGGGGGATTTTTCCTGCGTCAAATTGCGCGACAACACATCGCGACAGAGGCGCCATTTTTGAGCACCAACTCTGCGGCGCCCCTGTCCACAGACCGGTTCACGGTATTCCAGAGTTCTCAGCCCATCTCCATAAGGGCCACGTATGGACCCTTCAGCACCAAGCAGACCGTTCCTGCGAGATACGTGGTTCCAGATCCGCTGCCCGTCAATACTGTTG GTCCCACGATAGACCTCCAAGACCTCACCACCCACCATCTGGACGTTTCGGCCCACATAGTACGCACGGAAATACCACGTGATTCGCCGGTACTCCGGGTTCTCTTTCACACTGGAACGGATCCGGGAAGCAGACGCCAAGTGCTGGTCGACAGACACCATCAGAAGGTGTGCATCGTGCTGCACGCCACCATGAATCAGAAGCCTTCGCTACACGCCGCCTGCAGCCCCGACGGAGAAGACGGCGTCTGTTTGGCGCAGATAACGGTTCCGTTCTCCTATTGGCCCAATCTGCCATCGCCGGACAAGAACGGCAGACCAG GTAAAGCGACGAAAACTCCACCTAGGGTGCTACAGGTATCATATTCTGTGCTCGAGACTAGACCAGATGAACAAGGGTCTTGCCATCCTGAAGTGCAAATCCAACCGAGTACTCCGATAGGAATGGTGCATCTGGTAGTGGCTAAAGGTGCTTATAAGGAGTTGAAGCTCACAGATGACATAATCATGTTGGTGCCACATCCACCTTTGTTTCCGATGAGTAGGATACATGTGCCTGTATTTGTGGACAGGCAGAAGTCCAAATTGATGACGGCAATAGTTATCAG GGGTCGCGTGAAGAGTGGCCTGAAAATACTGGAAGCGACAGCTGCATCGGACGCCTCCGCGTGGAACCTCACCGTGGACATAAACCCGAGGCACACGGGCGCAACGGTGACCCTTGTCAGGAGAGAACCCCCGGATGCGGAAGGAGTTACTGGCACCCCCGCAGGAGA GGTTTTGGAACTCTTCACGTGGCTTGTGGAGGTTAGCGAGGATGCTACTGAACTCTACGAGGGAACTAGAATCGTCTGGACAGCCAGATACGAGCCCCATCAAGACGAACAAGATGGCGTCGAAAGTCATAGAACGGAAGGCAAGAAATCGACGACGCGGTTCGAGGTGCAGAAAGATGACATACAGGCTGTTGTCCCCATCAGTAAG AACTGGGAGGTGTTGAACACGGCCGTTCTGACGGGCAGACAGGTGTCGCAAGCCATGAAAATATTCATAGTTTCCCAGGCAGGAAAAGCCGCCGACGTTACGTTCCAAGCGTCGTGCCATTCGGAGGACGACAGTGTGCTGAAG GTTTCCTCGTCATGCAGCTCTGTGTACGTGGACGGCAGTGAGGCCCGTGGTTCTGTCAACGGATCGGTGCTAGTAAAATACGGAACTTACACGGGACTGGCTAGGTTCACCGTCTGGATGCCGGAATTTCCGTTAGAGCTACAAGTAGCCGATTTCAAGCTGTCTCAGATCAAATCTTGGCGTGTACCAGACAGCCATCCCAG caACGTGAAAACGAGGCGGAAGAAGAGATCTTACGGGACCTCTTGGTCGAGCACGAGTAGCATCGGGGAAGATTTGGGAAACGTTGTGGAAAAGCCGTTTTGCAGGCTGAGGTATCAGCAGACGCCGGTGGATGTTTACGCCCATTTCATGGCTGTCGATCAGGAGTCTGGCAGGGTGAACTTTCTGATCAACAGGAGGACCTGGCTGAGAGTAACGGACCTTGTGCTGCCGTTGCTGCGTGTGAGTGATTTGAGGATAGCCAGTTTACATGGAAGAATACTCCAAGGACGAAGCATGGGACGAACGGAAGTGCAA GTTCTTTCCCCGATAACAGGCAGAGTGATAGGCGCCAAAGAAATCCGAGTAGTGAATGATAAAATCTTCATTACCAAACTATCAGTCGAAGTTGTTTCTGGGCTTCAATTGAACATCTCCCCGGACAGTTCCATCGAAAACGGATACGTAGCGGAGACCAGCGTCACCAGGAAATTAACTGCGCAATATCAG GAGGGACTTCTGGATATCGAGCTAGAGTTTTCCGATGGATCAAAAACCCCGCTTAGGGATATTGCAGACAGTGATTATCATCTTCTGGTAGACAGTACAGATCCTGAAGTAGTTGCTTTCGCTCCCATGGTAGCATCTCATCATCCACGGGTGATTGCAGTAGGTGAAGGTAGTGGGGATCTGCTCCATGTGACCCTGCTGTTGTCCGAAGAGTGTCGCATGTCCTCCAGGTCTAAGGTGAAGAATGCTGGGCCGTTAGCGCAGGCTTCAGCGAACGTTATCGTGGATTTCAGCTCTAGCGATTTGCCCCATAGGCCAGATATATTACAGAACGATGGTGGAGTATTTGGCGGTACCAAAGGTGGGATGTTCCAGGATCTCCAGGACATACTGAAAG GAAACTCTCTACAAGAAGACTTAAGCCAAATACCGAACGTGCAAGCGCGTCAGTATAGTTCGACTAAGAACAGTCACAAGAGGAGGCATGATGACATGAATCCTCTTGAAATCAGTATGTACGTTCTTCTGGCTGCTTTCTGTTGTGCCATTGTT GTTTTCGTCATTTCCTGCGTAGTATACGCATCGAAGTACAAGCAGCTCGACCAGAGTGTAACTCAAGGTATCCGAGCATCACCAGTGTCACCAAGTGGTTTACAAAAGGACTATAATCGAAAAAGAGAAACCGTCACCAACGCCCACGACTGGGTTTGGCTGGGACGGTCCACGGTCGATAGTACAAACAGAAACTCTACAGTCCACAACGGAAACGCCGGCACAGAGATGAGGATAACCTCTAACCCCCTCAATGCAAACTACTTCGACCCTGATGATGCTCTGGCCAACAGCTTCAGTAATCCAACGCACATAGAACTACCGAGCGCCAGCGCCAAAAGAACCGTTGATAGCACCACATACTGTAGGAGTAAAACGACAGCGGGATCCTCCAAAGATTG gaataagcCAACAGCACCTCCGCCTCTACCACCACACGGTGTACCTGTGGAAGCCGCAGAACTAAGTCCTCCGCCGTCTTATGATAAGACTATGAATGCGAATCTTGCGAAATCTGAAGAATACAGACCCCCAGTACCACCGCACAGAAATTTGGCAACTCCCAGTTCCTCAACGGCTGATACCTCGAACCAGCTGAGGAAACATCATCACCGTCACCATCACCACAATCGGAATTCCAGTGATGGTAAACTGCCTCCTCGGCTAGCAAACGATAATG CTTGTAACCAACCGATTACGGAATACAACAGACCTTCAGATCCCAACATCGTCAACAGAGATTATGGCTTGAGAGATTTTACGCCTACGAACAGAACTAGCGAAGATGACGTTCAAGATTTTGTGTCGGCAGTTAACGGCAACGACTTGAACGCTTTCGAATTCGACGACGAGCCAAGGGAAAGCGCCAGCGCAACTGAAGAGGTGAAGATGCGGCCGAAACCTGCAGATAATGAAGAAGAGGTTCAGTTTGTTCAATATCCCGGAGACATCAATCCCAACAAAAACG CTAGGAACAGTGCGGAAATAAAAAGGGCAACTATCGTAGGTAATCCAATGTTTAGCAGCAACAATCAGAACCAAACAAATTCTATAACGCCACAGGCCGACTTACCCGGTTTGGACGATCTTCAGTTGGACATGGATTACGACCAAATCATGCACTACTTCGAAAATCTAAAG GAGTCGAATGCCTGA